One Saccharopolyspora erythraea NRRL 2338 genomic region harbors:
- a CDS encoding acetyl-CoA carboxylase carboxyltransferase subunit alpha, with protein MAEPARTLAQDPRLADADQVRWTRCPNCRSLVYLRRLRRNGHVCPDCAHHMRMGVHDRIESLLDAGSFERFGADVAPVDVLGFTDSRPYTERLAQAQRRSGSNEAVLCGTGTIDGAPLVVAALDFGFLGGSVGGVTGELVARAARTALDRRTPLVLVCASGGARMQEGTISLMQMAKTSQEVARLHEAGVLVVSIGTDPTYGGVTASFGMLGDVVVAEPGARIGFAGPQVIRQTIRQELPAGFQTAEYLRDAGMVDLVVPRHELRAHLARLLRVHSGGTAAPAAERGYRTRPRPAADRDASEVLHAARDIGRPSTSDYCARIFEDFVELHGDRVSGDDPAVVAGIGTLGGRPVVVVGHQKGHETAELVQRNFGMPQPAGYHKARRMMDYAERFGFPLVTFVDTPGAHPGVDAEQRGQGTAIAECISRMARLKVPAVSVVTGEGGSGGALALGVGNRVLVLENAYYSVISPEGCSTILWGTAERTSQAAEQLRITAEDLLRLGVVDGVVDEPAGGAQQDHAAMASRLAAALRASIGELSELDGDALLDQRRRRFDRFGDPDHSDSEVQP; from the coding sequence ATGGCTGAGCCGGCTCGCACGCTCGCCCAGGACCCCAGACTGGCCGACGCGGACCAGGTGCGGTGGACGCGGTGCCCGAACTGCCGGTCGCTGGTGTACCTGCGCCGGCTGCGCCGCAACGGGCACGTCTGCCCGGACTGCGCGCACCACATGCGCATGGGGGTGCACGACCGGATCGAGTCCCTGCTGGACGCCGGCTCCTTCGAGCGCTTCGGCGCGGACGTGGCGCCGGTGGACGTGCTGGGCTTCACCGACTCCCGCCCCTACACCGAACGGCTGGCGCAGGCCCAGCGCCGCAGCGGCTCGAACGAGGCCGTGCTGTGCGGCACCGGGACGATCGACGGCGCGCCGCTGGTCGTGGCCGCGCTGGACTTCGGCTTCCTCGGCGGCAGCGTCGGCGGCGTCACCGGTGAGCTGGTCGCCCGCGCGGCGCGCACGGCGCTGGACCGGCGGACACCGCTGGTGCTGGTCTGCGCCTCGGGCGGCGCCCGGATGCAGGAGGGCACCATCTCGCTGATGCAGATGGCCAAGACCAGCCAGGAGGTCGCGCGGCTGCACGAAGCGGGTGTCCTGGTCGTCAGCATCGGCACCGATCCGACCTACGGCGGCGTCACCGCGTCGTTCGGCATGCTCGGCGACGTCGTGGTGGCCGAGCCCGGCGCGCGCATCGGCTTCGCGGGCCCGCAGGTGATCCGCCAGACCATCAGGCAGGAGTTGCCCGCCGGTTTCCAGACCGCGGAGTACCTGCGCGACGCGGGCATGGTCGACCTCGTCGTGCCGCGCCACGAGCTGCGCGCCCACCTGGCCCGGTTGCTGCGGGTGCACTCGGGCGGGACCGCCGCTCCGGCGGCGGAGCGCGGGTACCGCACGCGGCCGCGCCCGGCCGCGGACCGGGACGCCTCGGAGGTCCTCCACGCCGCTCGCGACATCGGACGACCGAGCACATCGGACTACTGCGCCCGGATCTTCGAGGACTTCGTGGAGCTGCACGGCGACCGGGTGTCCGGTGACGACCCCGCCGTCGTCGCGGGCATCGGCACGCTCGGGGGCCGGCCGGTGGTGGTCGTCGGCCACCAGAAGGGCCACGAGACGGCGGAGTTGGTGCAGCGCAACTTCGGAATGCCGCAGCCGGCCGGCTACCACAAGGCGCGGCGGATGATGGACTACGCCGAGCGCTTCGGCTTCCCGCTGGTCACCTTCGTAGACACCCCCGGCGCCCATCCCGGGGTGGACGCCGAGCAGCGCGGTCAGGGCACCGCCATCGCCGAGTGCATCAGCCGGATGGCGCGGCTGAAGGTGCCCGCGGTCTCCGTCGTCACCGGCGAGGGCGGAAGCGGTGGCGCGCTCGCGCTGGGCGTCGGCAACCGGGTCCTGGTCCTGGAGAACGCCTACTACTCGGTGATCAGCCCGGAGGGCTGCTCGACGATCCTGTGGGGAACCGCCGAACGCACCTCGCAGGCCGCCGAACAGCTCCGGATCACCGCCGAGGACCTCCTGCGGCTCGGCGTCGTGGACGGCGTGGTCGACGAACCCGCCGGGGGAGCGCAGCAGGACCACGCCGCCATGGCGTCCCGGCTCGCCGCCGCCCTGCGCGCCAGCATCGGCGAACTGTCCGAATTGGACGGGGACGCGCTGCTCGACCAGCGGCGGCGGCGCTTCGACCGGTTCGGAGACCCAGACCACAGCGACAGCGAGGTGCAACCATGA
- a CDS encoding acetyl-CoA carboxylase biotin carboxyl carrier protein, which produces MTAHITDGTGVTRIAGEAPEHGDSLATLRAEAERLMRAAGRPVRRVSLRAGGNAIEVDWETGDEQGGAAAVGTAQPPVEETAGEDRAIRVVAPLVGTFYHAPSPGEAPFVEVGDVVEEGQQLGIVEAMKLMNPVTADRPGRVRAVLAPDGELVEFEQVLVELDPVEEV; this is translated from the coding sequence ATGACCGCGCACATCACCGACGGAACCGGCGTCACCCGGATCGCGGGTGAGGCACCCGAACACGGCGACAGCCTCGCCACCCTTCGCGCCGAGGCGGAACGGCTGATGCGCGCGGCGGGCCGGCCGGTGCGCCGGGTGAGCCTGCGCGCCGGTGGCAACGCGATCGAGGTCGACTGGGAGACCGGCGACGAGCAGGGAGGTGCCGCGGCGGTCGGTACCGCTCAGCCGCCGGTCGAGGAGACCGCGGGGGAGGACCGCGCGATCCGCGTCGTCGCGCCGCTCGTCGGCACCTTCTACCACGCCCCGTCACCGGGCGAAGCGCCGTTCGTCGAGGTCGGTGACGTGGTGGAGGAGGGCCAGCAGCTCGGCATCGTCGAGGCGATGAAGCTGATGAACCCGGTCACGGCCGATCGGCCCGGGCGGGTCCGCGCAGTCCTGGCCCCCGACGGCGAACTGGTGGAGTTCGAGCAGGTCCTGGTGGAGCTCGACCCCGTCGAGGAGGTGTGA